tttttaatcttggACCCGTCCCACTTTACTACTGCTTGATGCCAAGATTTTAATGACCAACATCATTATTATTAGCCCTggcaacgagtcgagctcgagtcgagctcgaccatttttgtcgagctcgagctcgagctcgactctgTAActtcaagctcgagctcgagctcgagctcgacgagCTCGCCCAGGTTNNNNNNNNNNNNNNNNNNNNNNNNNNNNNNNNNNNNNNNNNNNNNNNNNNNNNNNNNNNNNNNNNNNNNNNNNNNNNNNNNNNNNNNNNNNNNNNNNNNNNNNNNNNNNNNNNNNNNNNNNNNNNNNNNNNNNNNNNNNNNNNNNNNNNNNNNNNNNNNNNNNNNNNNNNNNNNNNNNNNNNNNNNNNNNNNNNNNNNNNNNNNNNNNNNNNNNNNNNNNNNNNNNNNNNNNNNNNNNNNNNNNNNNNNNNNNNNNNNNNNNNNNNNNNNNNNNNNNNNNNNNNNNNNNNNNNNNNNNNNNNNNNNNNNNNNNNNNNNNNNNNNNNNNNNNNNNNNNNNNNNNNNNNNNNNNNNNNNNNNNNNNNNNNNNNNNNNNNNNNNNNNNNNNNNNNNNNNNNNNNNNNNNNNNNNNNNNNNNNNNNNNNNNNNNNNNNNNNNNNNNNNNNNNNNNNNNNNNNNNNNNNNNNNNNNNNNNNNNNNNNNNNNNNNNNNNNNNNNNNNNNNNNNNNNNNNNNNNNNNNNNNNNNNNNNNNNNNNNNNNNNNNNNNNNNNNNNNNNNNNNNNNNNNNNNNNNNNNNNNNNNNNNNNNNNNNNNNNNNNNNNNNNNNNNNNNNNNNNNNNNNNNNNNNNNNNNNNNNNNNNNNNNNNNNNNNNNNNNNNNNNNNNNNNNNNNNNNNNNNNNNNNNNNNNNNNNNNNNNNNNNNNNNNNNNNNNNNNNNNNNNNNNNNNNNNNNNNNNNNNNNNNNNNNNNNNNNNNNNNNNNNNNNNNNNNNNNNNNNNNNNNNNNNNNNNNNNNNNNNNNNNNNNNNNNNNNNNNNNNNNNNNNNNNNNNNNNNNNNNNNNNNNNNNNNNNNNNNNNNNNNNNNNNNNNNNNNNNNNNNNNNNNNNNNNNNNNNNNNNNNNNNNNNNNNNNNNNNNNNNNNNNNNNNNNNNNNNNNNNNNNNNNNNNNNNNNNNNNNNNNNNNNNNNNNNNNNNNNNNNNNNNNNNNNNNNNNNNNNNNNNNNNNNNNNNNNNNNNNNNNNNNNNNNNNNNNNNNNNNNNNNNNNNNNNNNNNNNNNNNNNNNNNNNNNNNNNNNNNNNNNNNNNNNNNNNNNNNNNNNNNNNNNNNNNNNNNNNNNNNNNNNNNNNNNNNNNNNNNNNNNNNNNNNNNNNNNNNNNNNNNNNNNNNNNNNNNNNNNNNNNNNNNNNNNNNNNNNNNNNNNNNNNNNNNNNNNNNNNNNNNNNNNNNNNNNNNNNNNNNNNNNNNNNNNNNNNNNNNNNNNNNNNNNNNNNNNNNNNNNNNNNNNNNNNNNNNNNNNNNNNNNNNNNNNNNNNNNNNNNNNNNNNNNNNNNNNNNNNNNNNNNNNNNNNNNNNNNNNNNNNNNNNNNNNNNNNNNNNNNNNNNNNNNNNNNNNNNNNNNNNNNNNNNNNNNNNNNNNNNNNNNNNNNNNNNNNNNNNNNNNNNNNNNNNNNNNNNNNNNNNNNNNNNNNNNNNNNNNNNNNNNNNNNNNNNNNNNNNNNNNNNNNNNNNNNNNNNNNNNNNNNNNNNNNNNNNNNNNNNNNNNNNNNNNNNNNNNNNNNNNNNNNNNNNNNNNNNNNNNNNNNNNNNNNNNNNNNNNNNNNNNNNNNNNNNNNNNNNNNNNNNNNNNNNNNNNNNNNNNNNNNNNNNNNNNNNNNNNNNNNNNNNNNNNNNNNNNNNNNNNNNNNNNNNNNNNNNNNNNNNNNNNNNNNNNNNNNNNNNNNNNNNNNNNNNNNNNNNNNNNNNNNNNNNNNNNNNNNNNNNNNNNNNNNNNNNNNNNNNNNNNNNNNNNNNNNNNNNNNNNNNNNNNNNNNNNNNNNNNNNNNNNNNNNNNNNNNNNNNNNNNNNNNNNNNNNNNNNNNNNNNNNNNNNNNNNNNNNNNNNNNNNNNNNNNNNNNNNNNNNNNNNNNNNNNNNNNNNNNNNNNNNNNNNNNNNNNNNNNNNNNNNNNNNNNNNNNNNNNNNNNNNNNNNNNNNNNNNNNNNNNNNNNNNNNNNNNNNNNNNNNNNNNNNNNNNNNNNNNNNNNNNNNNNNNNNNNNNNNNNNNNNNNNNNNNNNNNNNNNNNNNNNNNNNNNNAGGGGGCGGCCCGGCGCGCGGGGGGGGggagccggctcgactcatctgccacccctaattattatcattgaataatattttaatattgctaaacttattattatttcaacttttttctaaagaaaataattagaaagTATATTTGTTTGAGTTAGGACCACAATTAGCTCCAAACAAGCTGGACCACACATGAAAACCTATAATTGGagtgtataaaatttttagttattaattttttgcataaatttttattatgttttatgtGAGGTTTATTCGAAATGACCAATGATTTAGAATGTTTGATTAATTGGTTTTGTCTCAAGTGTTTGGGGACGTATAGAAATGAATTAGTTGGGACAACATTAAAAAGAAGCACATAAGAAAAGAGAACAAACACATTCCAATCTGGTTGGGGCCTCAATCGGGTCAGTCCATGGATTGAGCTTGGGCCTAAAATTGGATCCAGTTGGGGCCCTTTTAAAGTCCCAAGCAGCCACTCTAGCACTGACTGTGAACAATAGTAGGTCGGTCCTAGGCCAGGCCTTCTAGGCTGGTCCATGTTGATTCAATCCACTGTGCATCTTAAGGTTGATTCTTACGAAGAAGGTGTTGTCGAACTCcttcaaagaaaagaaactacTCACCATTTTGAGTCGGCCTACCACTTTTATCTGATATTACCATGGGAAGAGAAGAAATTTATTCTGATCCCTGTGTTAGAGATTGCCGAATATGAGTTTTTGGCTTGGTTTTCATCCAACTAGAAATATCGTTATAGAGGAGTGGAGCGGAAGCCACTCGACTAATAAGGAGAGGAGCGAAGGCCTTTTCTCCTCTACAACCATCATCTCTGCCCACTTTTATGAATTCTAACCCCAACCTAACAAGGCTGAATTTATTGGAACCGTTGTTGTTTAAAAACACTGGGAGTTGGAAACATGCTCACTCATACTGATGGAAGGCATTATATTATTAAGGGTAGTGAACTAGCAGAGGCAGAAATGCATTGGTAGCGGTAACAACCATTCAGGGAAAGGACCTAAGCTAGTTCTGTTCCATCCCGTGCTTGTTCCCTATTGCTTAATTTCTCGTTCTTTGCTCTATCAAGGCAGTCATTTCTCCTTAATCATTGTATTCCCTGTCTATCTTTCTGGACCAGTGAGAAAGACTCTTGGGTGCATATAGTTGAAACTGATTTTCACTgcagcttttcttttttttttttttttatcgacTTATTGAGTGGATGTATTTGTATCCAATCAACATATCTTGAAGTATTGAAGCTCGTGAAGCAAAACTAAGTCTATCAGAATCGCACTTCTTAGATTAGGCTAGGCCTCTCTAGCTAAGCTGGGCGTTGGGGCCGTGAATGCGCTAGTGATTGGCACATAGGGGACTAGTTGCTCAATTTTCTCGGCTTGGTATCCTGCACCTCACGTTCATGAGATCTACATGCAACTGTCTGGGAGACATTAGGAGCAAATCCTTTTTCTTGCTAGCCGGGAGCaagtcatatttaaaaattcaagtgAAAGTAAATCAAAAGATGTGAGCGCTCCTACACTATACAGCCTTTTGGCGTCCCACTATCTTGTCTTGTTGGAGGcagattttgaaaatgattttttcacaaattcaaatgagagcataacaacaacaacaatgaTATCGATTAAGGATCGAAAAATcgaatttattacaatatcaaaatatatggTCGAACCATAATTTGATAAGAAAACTTCATACACTCGTGGAGAAATAAGAAAGTAATTTGGCAATTATGAGTTTAAATAGATTTGATGAGCTCCATTATCCACATACCATACACGTAACAAACAACCTTAAACTCTGCGAATCCAGCTTTTGTTGCAAGGATTTCAAACTCATCCTTTGTTCTTTCCTTCCCTTCCAGATTCATCACCATGATAATGTCCATGCCAGAAGCATATTTTGCATGAACATCAGTTTTTGAACTGTTCGAAAGAATATAATCCATCACAATCAACTTTCCCTTGCTTGGCAATGATTCGTAGCAATTTTTTAGCAGCTTAATGCATTTCTCGTCATTCCAGTTGTGCAGAATAtactgtaataaaaaaaattataaatatatcaacttaatttcatttataatctttaattttaattacttaccaattatataatactaatagataaaatataaaactaaggTTGAAATATACCTTGAGTAAGATGGCATCTCCTTTTGGTACTTCAACAAACATATCCCCACCAATATGCTCTACGCCTGCAATAACATATCTCATTTTTCaaccattaattatttaaatttttatttgagaatGGTTTATAATAATGTGAAAGCGAACAAATTTCACACACTTTATGAAGGAACATATTTCTTAAGTCTATAgtataaagtaattaattgaCATGCATATCAATATGTAGAGCGATCGACACCCATTACCttatcttcaattttttctaaaaaaaataatttttgttatcattaaggaattataaaaaaaaaatataaattacagaaGAGTAatgatatcataaaaataagggtaaattgcaatgagctctttttagtttttggcataattacgaatgctgtaaaaaattaaaaataccctttaatatttgataaaattatgtaatccttgtaTGTAGGTTTGAAGTTGTCAATTTTGCTCttaatgtctttttttttctttttttaaactattaaacaaatataaaaaaaggacCAAAGTGGacggaaaaaattaaaaaaaatctactaaattcatataattttttaaaaaaataactaaaattataatttataatccacaAGGGTGTTTTTGGTTGgttcataaaaaaagagaCGAAAACCAAACAGATTGGACTAGTTGTTATATGACCGTTAAAACAAGGGggtatcaataatttttcatataatgccggagtatttataattacgataaattttagggagttcgttataatttatctaaatataaatataacaattagggaaaaaaaaaaaaaacccatcaTCATAGCaccaaaaaattgagaagaatACCATTCATGGATATCATAATTGATAATTGTAAACTCACCATTATAGGATGGGGCGTTTTGCACAACTTGTGGTAAATCAAAGTTAATGCCCTTAATATGAGGATACTTTGCAACGATGATACCAAGAGCAGTACCCATGCCACCACCAACATCCACTATTGAACCCAAACTCGAAAAACCATCATATACTTGGACAGTTTTTTTCATGAGCACCGTAGAATGGGCTTTCATGCCGTCGTACATCACCTTAGTACTTTCCGAATTCgacaatattaattcatagTTAGATTTTCCATAAATTCTTTCAGTTAAGTTTCCTCCTCCAAGAACTGCATCTTTTAAACTGCAcgataaaaaaatctaaaattttaatgacgAACGACTTTAGTTAGGTCAAAATCAGGTATTATTCCTCCAATTTCGAAAGTTCATATCGTTTTGGAGGcaaattttaacttaaattgAGTTTGTTTCTAAACC
The window above is part of the Sesamum indicum cultivar Zhongzhi No. 13 linkage group LG2, S_indicum_v1.0, whole genome shotgun sequence genome. Proteins encoded here:
- the LOC105155459 gene encoding caffeic acid 3-O-methyltransferase-like, producing MENYKHGEDEEAGALALAACVSHIFPMALDAAIQLNLFEIIARAGVGAQLSPSDIVSQLPTSHDGAAAVLDSLLRLLATHSLLTCSVSRLENGGTERRYGLAPAGKFFVGDENGVSFAQLRALTGGNERQFSLKDAVLGGGNLTERIYGKSNYELILSNSESTKVMYDGMKAHSTVLMKKTVQVYDGFSSLGSIVDVGGGMGTALGIIVAKYPHIKGINFDLPQVVQNAPSYNGVEHIGGDMFVEVPKGDAILLKYILHNWNDEKCIKLLKNCYESLPSKGKLIVMDYILSNSSKTDVHAKYASGMDIIMVMNLEGKERTKDEFEILATKAGFAEFKVVCYVYGMWIMELIKSI